caatgtttcctaGTTTAGCCAGGCCCTAAGTATGGAACACTCATTTACCGTTGTCTTTTGCAGTGCAAACATTTTCTCAACTTTGCTTTAAGAACCTGCAGATTAAGAACATTACATTGGCTTATTACACACATGCTCGATTAAGGTTGGCACTATCCAATGGAAAAGGCTATCGAAGCTAATTCAGATATAAAGAGGCTTGTTCTTGATTCAGATTTAATGAATTTACCGCGTGAGCCATGGTAAAGCAAGGACAAACATTTTTCACCTCTTTTTCCTTGTTAGCCAATTCTGATGCcgttgcagaaagtttcatgtTCAGTGAAGCCAACTAAAAAAGAAGCAACATGGATAATaaacatatgtttaaaatagcattttagcaggtgtttgacaattttattgtgaatctccgtaaaaacgaaggatttcgagcttctattccatgtattcttattccggaatatggtcaatcgaacgcaccgtAAGTGAATCATACAAACTGAAGTGGATACAAAAAACATACTTCTTCTCGTAAAGATGACACCATCTCTATCCCCTCGCGCAGCTTGTGTGCTATTTCGGACAgctaaaaaaatggaaatacgTCATAATTAATCAGAATTTAGGTTCTCCAGTTTTAACAGAATAATTAAAGTCAGATTAAGAGTATTTTTATTTGGAGACTATTTTTTCACACCGTAGGGAATCCAAATCACGTAAGATTTATAGTTCCGTCTGATTTTCAAAAACCTAACAAATCATTTCTATCCAACCCCAGAGCCAAGGACCTGTTTCTGACGTTTCTTATAGGTCTCATGCAGCTATGCTCTAGGACTTAAGAACCTATGAAGCATAATTCCTAATAGATAGATCTTCAAACCGTCAAAGAGGCCAATTGAGAGTTTAATAACCTTAATAATTGCTCGTTTCTACTCTTGAAATTCAGTGTCCGAAACTCTTTCACCCAAAAAGGTGATTCATGAAAGCACGCAGATCTTCCGGGCCTGTTCCAAAAGCCTGGCCCTTTCAATAACCCGAGGCAAAGGAAAGGTTATAGCGAAGTTTTAAACGTAGAGAAAAACTTCCTCGAAGATGTATAGTTTTTCCAAGGTGACTTGCCATGGGGAAAGTGGAAAAATCCGACTATGGCTTTCTGGTGACTTGTTCGGAGGTTTTATTACTGAGCCAAGGCCAAAGGAAACTAGGTCAAGAAGGGAGGTTATGAAAACAGGTTCAGGTGATGATTGGTTTGCTTTAATGTACAGAATTGAACATATGGAATGTGATGGATTCTCTCAAGCTTCATGGTGGAAATACGTGACTATAAACCCGTAAAAATCATTCATGAAAAAGGGAAGGTATTCGCTAGTGCGAACATTTCAAATTGTCTGAATGTTGTGAAAGAATTTTGAAACAGCGTTTACCAGACGAATATTCTTTACCTTTTAGCCTCAAATTTCTCTTACCTTAAGCCTCCAAAGCCGAACAACCCATTAAACACAAGTCTTAGAAGATGAAGTTTACTCCTAGGAAAATACTAGCGGCGTCTTTTTGATTACCTGTGATTTAAGAGAGGAGTTTGTATTCTTCAACACGTTTTCCTTCTCTTTGCCGGCTTCAAGATTTTCCTCTAATCCTTTCTTCTACAAAATAAACAGACGATCGGATATAAACAAATGTACGGAAAAGTCGCAAGAATAATTTTTACGTTGAAGATTATGGATGTGAAAGATATGTAATTCAACTGCGAACTAGTACTGCAGCATTTTGAGATTAAAGATGTTCGGAGTTATAAACGCTACTTTTTGCAGTAGCGAAAGGAAATGtatacaaaagcaaaactattgtaAAATATTTGTGAAATGTTCGTGTCAACATCTAGAAtttgcgaacgggactttgggcgcgatgctcaacgagtttgccttTGAATTCATAAGGTCTCTGAAGAGTCTCTTCGCcaagacgaaacgccgcgtcaagTAGCAAAAGGAAAGTCTGAAAAGTTCAGAATTGAACGGAATCCGAGAACTGCTGAGATTGATTTCTACATGAATAAATTAAgactttttttcattaaaaaataaaatgcaaaaaatttgttttaaaatcaaTTCGATTTTCATCTTACTTTGACAAATTTGTGAAAATATGTGGGATAACTGAAATTTTGGGGAAAACACACGTCTGCTGTAAGTTTGATTGACCTGTCGGTGAGACTTTCCTAGCGGATCTATGGGGTAAAAAAATTTGGTTCACCGTATGACCGCACGACCGTACGtatgtccacccctccatgtatgccaatgtgaccagtatcacgtgaccatatcgcgggctcaagtttagagttcATCAAGGTCGGCTGATTTtcttaagttgaccgctgaccaggtactgggtttcaaTTTGATCGCAGGCTAAATTcgtttttaggcttggctaaatctatatattagctgGTGATTCCCTATCTTAGTTTGGATATAAATAATATCGCGTTGTATAGAAGTAAGGTCTCTTCACTTCTTGAATAATCTTCATTGATTTTGTGTTGACGTGTCGATTGTCGACTTGATTGACATTTCATTTACGTGTAGGTGAGACTTTCACTGCTGGTTATTCACTTTATGTCGCGTTATAAAAATTAACCGTCTCACCACTTTTGCAATGATTTCCGCTTGTAAATGTTAATGCATTATTAGAAAATAGTAAATTCTACAGTTTTCTGTACCTCTAACTTCAGGGAGGCGATTTCGATCCGCAATCCACTTTCCTTGTCTCTGCTGGTGTTGAGGTCTTCTTCCAATTCTTTCTTCTGCATGCAATTGAAAAAATTCAACTCGACTGCAGTGTACTTTTTCATTCCActatttcaatttattttacaaCCACATAACAGTACAGAACAACACCTATCCTAATTTTCCTCTCCTGAGAATACAAGCCGTAGGTAATTTTGGGTCCTTTACCTTTAACTTCAGCGCAGCGTTTGCAATATTCAATTCACTCTCTTTGTATAAACTGGCAACAAGATTATCTTCCAGTTCTTTCCTCTACAAAGAAAATATAGCACTGACATGAGCGGCAACAAAAACGAAGACTTTGAGGCTCATCCACACCAATGATcgctcatcatttttttttaaaagaatcttaGGCCCAGTCCACACGTATCAGAGTATTTTTGAACCCGCACCTTTTTCTATCCGGatacgccttccgtccacacgtagccGGCGAATTCGCTAGTGAATCCGGAACTTTTTTAATACGCTCTCCAGattggatattttttaatccgataTGAATCTGGAACCGTGTGGACGCcaaatccggaaattttttttatccggatgacgtaacaagatcgaaCCCAGTTccaattctcaagatggctgccgagggctTCATGGCGCATTctctgttacctctgtttccttgaggagtcctgagtactatAGTGAATCCGGATACAATTGGGaatctggaaaaggtagctgatccaGTAGCTGATCGATTAGTGTGGACGGGCAacttcgatttgaatacgctacgtgtggatgtaaatatttttcaatccggaaagaaaaagttgcggaaacaaaaatatccggatacgtgcgGACGTTACCCTTAGTTTCGTTACCCTGGTTGGTCTTTTCCTTCGTCTCGCGTAGCGTTTTCATGAACCTTGGAAAAAACATCCAAAGGCACCCACTAGGGTATCGTTCTACACAAAAACTGGCGCATTTTCAAAGTCTCCACTGCAGAAACAGTTTTCAAAAGTCTCGTTCAAGTCATTGAGTGTTTTAGGGTGTTTTAGTGTGGAAACGGATTAAAACTTATTCGTTTTCAAACAATAAACGCATTGTGGTGATAGGACTTAAACAGTGTTTCAAAGGGTATCAAAGATTAGAGTAAATGTTACTGTTCGTGTACCTCTAACTTTAGCGCAGAGTTTTCAGACTTTAATCTTTGCCCTTCTTCTCTACAGGCGTCGAGACTTTCTTCTAGTTGTTCCCTCTGTAATAAGGAAAACAACATTTGAGTGACAGTTTGTAAGTGAAACTGACGTGAAAACTGACTTAACTGATTCAAGATGATCAAATTTTGTCTTAACGTAGTCAGCATTTGCTGAGGAACTACTCGTCAAATTGTTATGTCGTAATTATATAAACATTAGAGGACAGATGCATTCAAAGATGGCGCCGATTATGTTCCTTTTGTTGCGCTAAACGATTTGCTGACCATGCAGGAGCACCaatgtttttcatttcaaagaTGTTTTTTTACCAGGCGGCCTCTTAGTGCATGACCTAGTGAATGTATACACCACCAAGCTGGACTTGTTCACTGAGCTTGTAAAAGATTCGTTTCCTTTCTATTTTTCTTGCGCATCGTTAATGACCAGTTATCCCTAACCCccattcgtgaaaaatgatgtGTCCCTTATAACTTTGTTTCGTTGCAACAAGGTATGAAAGAAAGGAGTGAGGT
The Montipora capricornis isolate CH-2021 chromosome 10, ASM3666992v2, whole genome shotgun sequence genome window above contains:
- the LOC138020430 gene encoding M protein, serotype 2.1-like, yielding MLPLLSKENREKEEECNSINEDLRRLKHDLVEEQKERKELEAELAARTEEEKELSDETEALKSKVKELEENLKAMKDEHNKLKNENSLLQSERKEVEDNLDASHGKENELRIENASLKLEREQLEESLDACREEGQRLKSENSALKLERKELEDNLVASLYKESELNIANAALKLKKKELEEDLNTSRDKESGLRIEIASLKLEKKGLEENLEAGKEKENVLKNTNSSLKSQLSEIAHKLREGIEMVSSLREEVCFLYPLQFV